TTTTGTGATCTTGCCAGGGCACGGAGTGAAGGTGTTTGGATCCTCAGCTGTGATCCTGCACTCGATCGCATGGCCTTTTAGCTCTATGCTCTTTTGTGACGGTAGCTTTTCGCCCTCAGCCACTTTTATCATAAGCTCGATGATATCAAGCCCACTTACCATTTCGCTTACTGTGTGCTCGACTTGAAGTCTCGTGTTCATCTCAATGAAGTAAAAGTCTAAATTTTTATCAACCAAAAACTCAAACGTACCTGCTCCCTCGTAGCCGATCGCTTTTGCCGCTTTTATGGCAGTTTCATGTAGCCTCTCTCTTGTTTTTTCATCAAGTAAGATGGCTGGGCTCTCTTCGATCAGTTTTTGGTGACGGCGTTGCATAGAACAGTCGCGTTCGCCTATGTGAAGCACGTTGCCGTGGCTATCGCCGATGATTTGAACCTCGATGTGGCGTGGATTTAGGATATATTTTTCCATATACATCGTGCCATCGCCAAATGCACTCATCGCTTCGCTCTCAGCAGACCAAAACGCTTTTTCTAAATCAGCCTCTTTTTCAACCACGCGCATACCGCGTCCGCCGCCGCCTGCCGCAGCTTTTAAGATGACAGGATAGCCGATCTTTTTGGCTAGCTCTTTTGCAGCTTTTGTATCAGCCACAGCGCCGTCTGAGCCAGGGATGACTGGCACGCCAGCTCTTTGCATGACCTGTTTTGCCTTACTCTTGTCACTCATCAAAGCCATCGCAGCAACGCTTGGTCCAATGAATTTGATCTTGTGGTGTGAGCAAATTTCAACAAAATTTTGATTTTCACTTAAAAAGCCATAACCTGGGAAGATAGCGTCTGCTTCGCTGATCTCAGCTGCGCTTATGATAGCTGGGATATTTAGGTAGCTGTCGCTTGAGCGCTCTTTGCCGATGCAGATGGCTACGTCGGCGTATTTTACGTAAAGCGCGTCTTTGTCAGCGGTTGAATAAACTACAACGGCTTCTTTACCCATCTCCTTTATCGTTCGCAAAGCACGAAGAGCGATCTCGCCGCGGTTTGCGATTAAAATTCTTTTTAATTCCATTAATTTTTCTCCACGCCAAATAACGGCAATCCAAACTCAACTGGCTGTCCGTCAGAGACTAGCATCTCAGTGATCTGGCAGTCAAACTCAGCCTCGATCTCGTTCATGATCTTCATAGCTTCGATGATGCCCACTACATCGCCTTTTCTCACTCTTTGACCTACTTTTACAAATGGTGCAGCGCCTGGGCTTGGAGCAGCGTAGAAAGTACCTACCATAGGAGATTTTATGCTATCTTTTGGCGAATTTGCAGCTGGTTTTACCTCTGAGCTAACGACAACATTTACAGGTGTTGGCGCTGGAGCTGCTGCTTGTGCCGCTGGCTTTGCAGGCGCGCAATAATCAGCAAATTTCTCTACCTCGACCTCAAAATCACCACTTTTTATCTTGATATGATTCATCTCCATACCATTAAAAAATTCGATAAGCTCTTTTATATCTTCTTTTTTCATAGAAAATTCTCCTAAATTTTTATATAAGCCCCTAATTGTAGCGAAATTTAAATAAATTTAATTTTTAGCTGGCATAAAATTTGTGTTAAATCCTACTTTTTTCTAGCAAATTTATAATAAAAAATAAGATAAAACTAAGCACAACTAAAACAAGGCTTAAAGCGAGTGCCTGATCGCTTCTGCCGTCATAGACTGCGTTGTAGATGGCAAGTGAGATGGTGTCTGTTTTGCCTATGATATTGCCACCTAAAATGAGCGTTATGCCAACCTCGCCAAGCCCTCGCGAGAGCGCTAGGATAAAGGCTGCTGTCACGCTTTTTGCGATGCTTGGGAAAAGCACCAAAATGGCTGTTTGAAATTTATTTTTACCAAGGCTGTATGCTGCTTCACTTAGGCTTTTTGAAAGTGAGCTAAGCGCTGAAGCTACTGGCTTTACAAAAAGTGGCAGCGAGGCTATGAAAGCTGCTATCACAAGTGCTTTAAAGCTAAAGACGATCTCTAAATTTAAAGCCTTGCCGATGATGCCATTTTTGCCAAGCAGATAAAGCAGTAAAAATCCCGTCGCAATGGGCGGAAATATGAGAGGAAAGGTGACTATCATCTCCGCAAATGCTTTAAATTTAGACCTGTTAAAAGCTAAAAAATAAGCTAGAGCCAACCCAAAAATAATGAGCAAAAGCCCCTGACACAAAACGACCTTTACACTTAAAAATAGTGGATCAAATAGCCAAGAGAGCTCTTGCAAATTTAACCTTATCTTATGCCAAATTTAGCGTAAATTTCTTTTGATCTCTCGCTTTTTAACTCGTCTATAAATTTAACACAATCAGCCTTTTTCTCGCATCCTTCAAGCTTTGCAGCTACGATGTTTGCTGGAGCGTAAAGAGCTTTATCTATCAAGATAAAACTACCAAATTCGTCCTTGTGTGCGTTTAGTTCAGTTTGGTTGATAAAGCCAGCATCAACCTCGCCGTTTAATATATAGGTAACGACCTGTGGCACGCCTGCAACTGCTAAAATTTTATCCTTTAGCTCGCCCTCTAAGTTTGCTTTTTGCATAAACTCATTTGCTCTCTTGCCATAAACAGTCTTTGCCGCGTCTGGCATAGCGATTTTTGTAAGCGTTTTTAGCTCGTCAATTTTTTCTATTTTCACGCCCTTTTTAGTAGCTAGCACCAAGGCGCCAGATCCTAAATTTACATATTCAGCAATCTTTAGATCAGACTTTTTCAAAAAGTCCTCATCGCCCACGATCACGTCAGTTTTGCCCTCTTTTGCCTGCGCTATGATCGCTGTGATGTTTGCAAAAGAGGTGTCGATATTTACGCCATCTTTTTTGAGATTATGCGCGACTGCTTCGACTATCTTTTTATATCCACCGCCCGCGCTAACTAGCAAATTTTCATTGCCAAATGCAAAGACTGCTGCCATTAAAAGCAAAAATTTTTTCATATTTTTTCCTTTAAAAATAAAATTTCACGATTTTATAAAATATACTCTTATATATTCTTAAAATATATTTTTACAATTTTACTCTTTTTCTAAAATGGTATAATCTCGCAAAAACAAAAGGACAGACATGAACGAACTTGAGCTAAAGATGCAAGGCAAGATAGATAGGCTAACAGATAAGACTTTTAAGCTAGATCAAAGGATCGGCGAGGGCTACTTTACGGCGAAATATTTTCTAAAAGTAAATGAGATTATTAAGCAAAACCTGCCTGATCAGCACGTGACTATGCAGTTTTTTCAAAGGCGTGATGATATCGTGCTTTGTGGCATCGATGAGGTTTTAGCTATCATCAATAAATTTGCCAAAAACCAAAGCGAGCTTGAAATTTACGCGCTTGATGATGGTGATATCATAAATGCAAACGAGCCAGTTTTAAAGATAAGTGGCAAGTATGAGAATTTTGGTTTTTTAGAAAACGTCATCGACGCAACGCTCACTAGAAGAAGCTGCGTGGCGACAAACTCCAGAGATGTGATAAAAGCGGCAAATGGCAAGGACGTCTTTAGCATGGCTGATAGACAAGACGACATCTGCACGCAGCCAGGCGACGGATATGCTTCATTTATCGGCGGTATAAAAAAGGTCGCCACAGACGCTCAGGGCGAGCTTACAGGGTTAAAAGGTGGTGGCACCATGCCTCACGCGCTCATTCAAATGTGTGGCGGAGACGTGGTGAAGGCTTGCCAAATTTACGCTAAAACCTTTCAAAACGAGCAGATCACGGCCTTGGTTGATTACAACAACGACGTGATAACAGATGCTTTAAAGGCTGCAAATGCCCTAAAAGAGAGGCTTGGCGCAGTTAGAGTTGATACTAGTAAAAATTTGATAGATAGGTATTTTGAAGGCAAAGATACGAGCAAATTTGACCCACACGGCGTTTGTAAGGAGCTTATATTTGCCCTAAGAGAGGCACTTGATAAAGCTGGCTTTAAGCACGTCAAAATCGTCGTTAGCTCAGGCTTTAACCCACAAAAAATGAGTGAATTTGAGAAATTTAACACCCCAGTTGATATTTACGGCGTGGGAAGCTATCTTGTTAAAAATGACATTTGTGGCTTTACGGGCGATCTAGTCGAGCTAAACGGTAAAAGTGAGGCTAAATTTGGCAGAAAAAATTTCGCTTCAGATAGGCTAAAGAGAGTTAAATTTTAGGAGAGAAGATGAAATTTATAAAAATTTTAACGATTCTAGCGCTTTTACTGACCGCTTGCACCGCCGCAAACTATGCTAACGCCTTTGAAAAGGTTGGCATAGTTGAGGACGGAGTTTATCGCTTTAGTCAAAATGGCATCGGAGTCAAAAAAGACCTGCTTGTAAAGGTGATCTCCGTGCAAAATGCGGACAACTCGCGCAAAAAGATCATCTCCATGCTAAATATCCCTAAAAAGTCTAAAATTACGGACTTTAAATCAAGCGACGCAGGCGTGATAGTCTGGCCATTTTACGAGTTTGAGGGCAAATTTATAACGACAATAATCGTTGAAAATATAAAAAAAGAAGATAGCGATCAAAAACTGCTTAAGATGCTAGAACTTAAGCATCCGTTTTACTCAACGCTCCAAGCTCGAAGAAAAGGGGCTAAAGACGCCATAGACGTGAAATACGTGCTAAATTTCAAAGAGGCAAAGCTGGTAAAATCGTTTCAAAACCGCCCTTAAAACTTTATTTTAAATAAATTTCATTAAAATGGCGTAATCAAAAAAAGGATCATCTTTGCACAATCTAAAAACTATAAACGTCGCTCACTCGCCGGACGCTGACGATATTTTCATGTATGCCGCGGTCAAATTTGGCTGGGTTAGCAGTAAAAATTTAGCCTTTACATCAAAGGCGCTTGATATAGAAACGCTAAATGATGAGGCGCTAAAAGGCACTTACGAGGCAACGGCGATCAGCTTTGCACTCTATCCAAAAATTTGCGATGAATTTGCGCTTTTGCGCTGTGCGGTGAGCTTTGGCAATGGATATGGTCCAAAGCTTATCAAGCTAAAAGATAAGCAGCTAAAGCGAAATTTCAAGGTCGCGCTATCTGGTAAAAACACGACAAACGCCCTACTCTTTCGCATAGCCTACCCAGAGGCAAGGATCGTTTATAAAAATTTTCTTGAGATCGAAAATGCCGTGATTAGCGGCGAGGTAGATGCTGGCGTGCTTATACATGAAAGTATCTTAAATTTCTCAGACCAGCTCCGCGTAGAGCGCGAAATTTGGGACATCTGGAGCGAGCTAAACGGCGAAAATTTACCGCTTCCACTTGGTGGCATGGCGCTTAGACGAAGCCTACCCATAACCGACGCGATCGAGTGCGAGAGAGTGCTTAGCGAGGCGGTTAGGATCGCCACTTCGCACAAGCCATTTTTATCTCACATGCTAATGGAGCGAAACCTCATCAGAGTTGGCAAAGATGAGCTAAAAACGTATCTAAATTTATACGCAAATGACGAGTCAATAAGCATGAACGAAACGCAGCTAAAAGCGCTAAATAAGCTATATCAAATAGGCTATGACAAAGGCTTTTTTGAAAAAGCTATCGACGTAAACGACTACCTAATCCCAACTGAATACAACGAAGTAAGGTTTAGCTGATGCAAAGTACGCTTGTCTCACTTGGAGTTGAAACCTTTAAGATCGCCCTTTATATCAGCCTTCCGATGCTACTAAGCGGACTAATAGCAGGTCTTATCATCTCCATTTTTCAAGCGACCACGCAGATAAACGAAACTACGCTAAGCTTCGTACCAAAAATTTTGCTAGTCGTCGTTGTCATCATATTTTTGATGCCTTGGATGATCTCGATGATGGTTGAATTTACCACTCGCATGCTTGAGTTTATACCGGAATTTATCCAGTGACGAGGCTTGTTGATTTTTCTAAATTTACCTCAGTTAGGATAGGCGGCGTGTATGAAATTTTCGAGGTTGATAGCCTTGAAGATCTAAGCTCGCCTCACTTTTTAGGCGCTGTGATGATAGGCGGGGGCAACAACCTTCTTATCTCGCCAAATCCCCCAAAAATGGCGATGCTTGGCAAGAGCTTTGACTATATAAATTTAGAAATTTGTGATGAGAAAATTTGTCTTGAGATAGGTGCTGCGACAAAATCCGCTAAAATTTATAACTTCTGCAAACAAAACAACATCGCTCACCTAGAGTTTTTAAAAAATATCCCAGGCACACTTGGCGGACTTATCAAAATGAACGCTGGACTGCTTAAATTTAGCATAAGTGACAACCTCACGCATGTGCGTCTGGCTCGTGGCTGGGTGAGAAAAGAAGAGATAAGCTTTAGCTACCGCCACAGCGGCATAGATGAGGCCATTTTGGGGGCTAAATTTGAGCTTTCTAGCGGCTTTGATGCAAGCATATCTGAAGCTATAAGTGCAAAAAGGGCAAATCAACCAAAAGGCGCTAGCTTTGGCAGCTGCTTTGTAAATCCTGAAGGGCACTTTGCAGGGGCATTGCTTGAGGCGGTTGGACTAAAGGGATACGCTATCGGCGGAGCGAAATTTAGCGAAGAGCACGCAAATTTTTTGATAAATTTTAACCACGCAAGCTTTGAGGACGCCACTAGCCTTATAAATTTGGCTAGAGCTAGAGTTTTAGAGAAATTTGGCGTAGAGCTTAAGACTGAAGTTTGCATTTTATAAGGATGATGATGAGTGAGTTTTTGAGCGAAGTTTTTACCCTTTCACTTTTGTTTATAGCTATCGGGTTTTACGCCATTTATAGGGCTAAAAAGGCACAAAGCGAGCATGAGAAAAATGTGGCTAGTTATGATAAAAATCTGCTAAATTTTGCCAAAATTTTAGGCGTAAAAGATCACATCGACCTAGTTAAATTTGATGAAATTTTAGCCCAGGCCTTAAAAGAAAAACTAATTTTTAAATTTAATAAATCTACCTCGCAAGAGAAATTTATCTCTTTTATAAAAGAAGAAAATTTCAAAACCAAACCCCAAATTTCGCAAAATAGTATCGATGAAGCTTTTTTAAACCTTTGCGCCAGCTCGCTTGTAGAGCCATTTAAGCTAGCGATACTAAAAAACGAAGATCAAATTTATGGATTTTTGTTTGAAAAAGAGCAGCTTTTTGCTCTTATTGATAGCGCTGCGCTGCTTGGCGAAAATATTATAATTTGCGAGTAAATCAAGTAAAATTCATCTCTTTTTAGATAAAATCAAGCCAAATTTCAACTATAAGGTAAAAAATGGCAAAAGAAAAAGATAGTGACAAAAAGATAGCTATCCCAGAGAGCGAAGCGGACAAGAAAAAGGCGCTCGAGCTTGCGCTAAAGCAGATCGATAAAGCTTTTGGCAAAGGCACGCTTTTAAGACTTGGCGACAAAGAGGTTGAGGCTATCGAGTCGATACCGACTGGCTCGCTAGGGCTTGATCTGGCTCTTGGCATAGGCGGCATCCCAAAAGGCAGGATCATCGAGATATACGGACCAGAGAGCTCTGGTAAGACCACGCTCACACTTCACATCATCGCTGAAGCGCAAAAAGCTGGCGGAATTTGTGCATTTGTCGATGCAGAGCACGCGCTAGACGTAAAATACGCCTCAAATTTAGGTGTAAATACCGACAATCTTTACGTCTCTCAGCCAGACTTTGGCGAGCAGGCACTTGAG
Above is a window of Campylobacter concisus DNA encoding:
- a CDS encoding acetyl-CoA carboxylase biotin carboxylase subunit yields the protein MELKRILIANRGEIALRALRTIKEMGKEAVVVYSTADKDALYVKYADVAICIGKERSSDSYLNIPAIISAAEISEADAIFPGYGFLSENQNFVEICSHHKIKFIGPSVAAMALMSDKSKAKQVMQRAGVPVIPGSDGAVADTKAAKELAKKIGYPVILKAAAGGGGRGMRVVEKEADLEKAFWSAESEAMSAFGDGTMYMEKYILNPRHIEVQIIGDSHGNVLHIGERDCSMQRRHQKLIEESPAILLDEKTRERLHETAIKAAKAIGYEGAGTFEFLVDKNLDFYFIEMNTRLQVEHTVSEMVSGLDIIELMIKVAEGEKLPSQKSIELKGHAIECRITAEDPNTFTPCPGKITKYVCPGGRNVRMDSHIYQDYSIPPYYDSMIGKLVVWDTDRNRAIHKMKVALDQLIISGIKTTKDFHIAMMENKDFLSNNYDTNYLSRH
- a CDS encoding molybdate ABC transporter permease subunit, whose protein sequence is MQELSWLFDPLFLSVKVVLCQGLLLIIFGLALAYFLAFNRSKFKAFAEMIVTFPLIFPPIATGFLLLYLLGKNGIIGKALNLEIVFSFKALVIAAFIASLPLFVKPVASALSSLSKSLSEAAYSLGKNKFQTAILVLFPSIAKSVTAAFILALSRGLGEVGITLILGGNIIGKTDTISLAIYNAVYDGRSDQALALSLVLVVLSFILFFIINLLEKSRI
- the fliQ gene encoding flagellar biosynthesis protein FliQ; its protein translation is MMQSTLVSLGVETFKIALYISLPMLLSGLIAGLIISIFQATTQINETTLSFVPKILLVVVVIIFLMPWMISMMVEFTTRMLEFIPEFIQ
- the modA gene encoding molybdate ABC transporter substrate-binding protein; protein product: MKKFLLLMAAVFAFGNENLLVSAGGGYKKIVEAVAHNLKKDGVNIDTSFANITAIIAQAKEGKTDVIVGDEDFLKKSDLKIAEYVNLGSGALVLATKKGVKIEKIDELKTLTKIAMPDAAKTVYGKRANEFMQKANLEGELKDKILAVAGVPQVVTYILNGEVDAGFINQTELNAHKDEFGSFILIDKALYAPANIVAAKLEGCEKKADCVKFIDELKSERSKEIYAKFGIR
- the accB gene encoding acetyl-CoA carboxylase biotin carboxyl carrier protein, whose translation is MKKEDIKELIEFFNGMEMNHIKIKSGDFEVEVEKFADYCAPAKPAAQAAAPAPTPVNVVVSSEVKPAANSPKDSIKSPMVGTFYAAPSPGAAPFVKVGQRVRKGDVVGIIEAMKIMNEIEAEFDCQITEMLVSDGQPVEFGLPLFGVEKN
- a CDS encoding chemotaxis protein, whose product is MKFIKILTILALLLTACTAANYANAFEKVGIVEDGVYRFSQNGIGVKKDLLVKVISVQNADNSRKKIISMLNIPKKSKITDFKSSDAGVIVWPFYEFEGKFITTIIVENIKKEDSDQKLLKMLELKHPFYSTLQARRKGAKDAIDVKYVLNFKEAKLVKSFQNRP
- a CDS encoding menaquinone biosynthesis family protein, which produces MHNLKTINVAHSPDADDIFMYAAVKFGWVSSKNLAFTSKALDIETLNDEALKGTYEATAISFALYPKICDEFALLRCAVSFGNGYGPKLIKLKDKQLKRNFKVALSGKNTTNALLFRIAYPEARIVYKNFLEIENAVISGEVDAGVLIHESILNFSDQLRVEREIWDIWSELNGENLPLPLGGMALRRSLPITDAIECERVLSEAVRIATSHKPFLSHMLMERNLIRVGKDELKTYLNLYANDESISMNETQLKALNKLYQIGYDKGFFEKAIDVNDYLIPTEYNEVRFS
- a CDS encoding UDP-N-acetylmuramate dehydrogenase gives rise to the protein MTRLVDFSKFTSVRIGGVYEIFEVDSLEDLSSPHFLGAVMIGGGNNLLISPNPPKMAMLGKSFDYINLEICDEKICLEIGAATKSAKIYNFCKQNNIAHLEFLKNIPGTLGGLIKMNAGLLKFSISDNLTHVRLARGWVRKEEISFSYRHSGIDEAILGAKFELSSGFDASISEAISAKRANQPKGASFGSCFVNPEGHFAGALLEAVGLKGYAIGGAKFSEEHANFLINFNHASFEDATSLINLARARVLEKFGVELKTEVCIL
- a CDS encoding nicotinate phosphoribosyltransferase translates to MNELELKMQGKIDRLTDKTFKLDQRIGEGYFTAKYFLKVNEIIKQNLPDQHVTMQFFQRRDDIVLCGIDEVLAIINKFAKNQSELEIYALDDGDIINANEPVLKISGKYENFGFLENVIDATLTRRSCVATNSRDVIKAANGKDVFSMADRQDDICTQPGDGYASFIGGIKKVATDAQGELTGLKGGGTMPHALIQMCGGDVVKACQIYAKTFQNEQITALVDYNNDVITDALKAANALKERLGAVRVDTSKNLIDRYFEGKDTSKFDPHGVCKELIFALREALDKAGFKHVKIVVSSGFNPQKMSEFEKFNTPVDIYGVGSYLVKNDICGFTGDLVELNGKSEAKFGRKNFASDRLKRVKF
- a CDS encoding addiction module antitoxin — translated: MSEFLSEVFTLSLLFIAIGFYAIYRAKKAQSEHEKNVASYDKNLLNFAKILGVKDHIDLVKFDEILAQALKEKLIFKFNKSTSQEKFISFIKEENFKTKPQISQNSIDEAFLNLCASSLVEPFKLAILKNEDQIYGFLFEKEQLFALIDSAALLGENIIICE